A genomic stretch from Gemmatimonadaceae bacterium includes:
- a CDS encoding long-chain fatty acid--CoA ligase, which translates to MSINGGPAPEPGTLNRVFFDAVERHDKPDALQFKSGESYKPISHRLVLERVRRVARGLRLAGVERGDRVAILSENRPEWAIADYACLTAGLTDVPLYPTLPADQISYILKDSGAVAIFVSNEEQAAKIASIRTEVPTLRMIITFEDSTAAPGAIRMDALEASGAQGETAETIAAYRREADEVEPDDLATLIYTSGTTGPPKGVMLTHDNIHSNVAGTREKIPLSGTDVSLSFLPLSHIFQRMGDYMMFHTGTSIAYAENIERVPVNMQEVRPTIVLSVPRLYEKIYARVLQNAVSSGGLKRKIFFWARGVADRWAGVVLAGGQPGWGLSKQYALAEKLVFSKIKERTGGRMRYFVSGGAPLAPEINKFFYSVGLTILEGYGLTETSPVITVNTPNAFRIGTVGPPIAGVAVEIAADGEILTRGPGVMKGYYNNPVATAEAIDSAGWFHTGDIGEIRDGFLAITDRKKDIIVTAGGKNIAPQPIENRVKSNKFVTQAVMIGDKRKFASILVVPNFEQLEDWAKRRNISWTDRAQLIALPDVQKKMEEEVMSQLEGLAHFETPKKVGLLENDFSLERGELTPTQKVKRRVVDQHYKQLIDSMYAEAETAAR; encoded by the coding sequence GTGAGCATCAACGGGGGGCCGGCACCGGAGCCTGGAACTCTCAACCGCGTCTTTTTCGACGCGGTGGAGCGCCACGACAAGCCCGATGCGTTGCAGTTCAAGTCGGGGGAATCGTACAAGCCGATCTCGCACCGTCTGGTGCTCGAGCGCGTGCGTCGTGTTGCGCGGGGTCTGCGCCTCGCGGGTGTGGAGCGCGGGGACCGCGTAGCGATTCTCTCGGAGAATCGGCCGGAATGGGCAATCGCGGACTATGCCTGCCTCACAGCCGGTCTCACCGACGTGCCGCTCTATCCGACGCTTCCGGCTGACCAGATCTCGTACATCCTCAAGGACTCCGGAGCCGTGGCGATCTTTGTCTCGAACGAAGAGCAGGCGGCGAAGATCGCCTCGATTCGCACCGAGGTGCCGACGCTGCGTATGATCATCACCTTCGAGGATTCCACGGCCGCCCCCGGTGCAATCAGAATGGACGCTCTCGAGGCGTCCGGGGCACAGGGCGAAACTGCTGAGACGATCGCCGCCTACCGGAGAGAGGCGGACGAGGTCGAGCCCGACGATCTTGCGACGCTCATCTACACCTCCGGGACAACGGGACCTCCCAAGGGAGTGATGCTCACACACGACAACATCCACTCGAATGTCGCGGGAACCCGCGAGAAGATTCCGTTGAGCGGGACCGATGTATCGCTGAGCTTTCTTCCACTGTCGCACATTTTCCAGCGCATGGGCGACTACATGATGTTTCACACTGGAACATCCATCGCTTACGCGGAGAACATCGAACGGGTTCCGGTTAACATGCAGGAAGTCCGGCCGACGATCGTGCTGTCTGTGCCGAGGCTGTACGAGAAGATTTACGCGCGTGTGCTGCAGAATGCGGTGTCGAGCGGCGGTCTCAAGCGGAAGATCTTCTTCTGGGCCCGCGGCGTGGCGGACCGGTGGGCGGGCGTAGTGCTCGCCGGCGGGCAGCCGGGCTGGGGGCTGTCGAAGCAGTATGCGCTGGCAGAGAAACTCGTATTCTCCAAGATCAAGGAGCGGACCGGCGGGCGAATGAGATACTTCGTCTCCGGCGGCGCCCCTCTCGCGCCCGAGATCAACAAGTTCTTCTACTCTGTGGGCCTGACGATACTCGAGGGCTACGGGCTTACCGAGACTTCCCCCGTAATCACAGTCAACACACCCAATGCATTTCGAATCGGCACGGTGGGGCCGCCGATTGCCGGAGTAGCGGTAGAGATCGCGGCGGATGGTGAGATTCTGACGCGCGGTCCCGGGGTGATGAAGGGCTATTACAACAATCCAGTCGCGACGGCGGAAGCCATCGATTCAGCCGGCTGGTTCCACACGGGAGACATCGGCGAGATACGCGACGGATTTCTGGCGATCACGGACCGGAAGAAGGACATCATCGTGACGGCCGGCGGGAAGAACATCGCGCCGCAGCCGATCGAGAACCGCGTAAAGTCCAACAAGTTCGTGACGCAGGCGGTGATGATAGGCGACAAGAGGAAGTTTGCGTCGATTCTCGTGGTTCCGAACTTCGAGCAGCTCGAGGACTGGGCGAAGCGTCGAAATATCTCATGGACGGACCGTGCTCAGCTGATCGCGCTGCCGGACGTGCAGAAAAAGATGGAAGAGGAAGTGATGTCGCAGCTCGAGGGGCTGGCGCACTTCGAGACGCCGAAGAAGGTAGGGCTTCTCGAGAATGACTTCTCTCTCGAGCGAGGTGAGCTGACGCCAACTCAGAAGGTGAAGCGACGCGTCGTGGATCAGCACTACAAGCAGCTGATCGACTCCATGTACGCCGAAGCGGAAACGGCGGCGCGATAA
- a CDS encoding SDR family oxidoreductase: protein MAALAGRTAIVTGASRGIGAEIARQLTKAGARVALAARDRAALDQVAKSLGESAIAVECDITDRQSVAAAGARLRKEFGGAPDIIVNNAGLFRVGAIDAMKPEDFIASITTNVIGPFLVMHEFLAEMRQRGSGHVVTLGSIGDRMIFPGNAAYSAGKFGIRAMHYVLRTDLRGTGVRASLISPSSVDTALWDHLDTESADSEFPSRSEMLSPGDVARAVMFALTQPEPMNVDELRISRA from the coding sequence ATGGCCGCGCTCGCCGGACGCACAGCGATTGTCACCGGCGCTTCGCGGGGGATCGGGGCCGAGATCGCCCGCCAGCTGACAAAGGCCGGCGCCCGCGTAGCACTTGCCGCTCGAGACAGAGCGGCGCTCGACCAGGTGGCCAAATCGCTCGGAGAGTCGGCAATTGCTGTCGAGTGCGACATCACGGATCGACAATCGGTCGCCGCGGCAGGGGCGCGCCTGCGAAAGGAATTCGGTGGAGCCCCGGACATCATCGTGAACAACGCTGGCCTGTTTCGCGTTGGTGCGATTGACGCAATGAAGCCCGAGGACTTCATCGCCTCGATAACGACAAACGTGATAGGGCCGTTTCTCGTGATGCACGAGTTTCTCGCAGAGATGCGACAGCGGGGAAGCGGTCACGTCGTGACTCTCGGATCAATTGGTGACAGGATGATTTTTCCTGGAAATGCCGCGTATTCGGCGGGCAAGTTCGGCATCAGGGCGATGCATTACGTGCTTCGCACCGACCTTCGCGGAACCGGCGTGCGAGCGTCTCTGATATCGCCGTCGTCAGTCGATACGGCGCTGTGGGACCATTTGGACACTGAGAGCGCCGATTCGGAGTTCCCGTCGCGGAGCGAGATGCTTAGCCCTGGCGACGTCGCCCGCGCGGTAATGTTCGCGTTGACGCAGCCGGAGCCGATGAACGTGGACGAGCTCCGCATCTCTCGCGCGTAA
- the folE gene encoding GTP cyclohydrolase I FolE: MAQLVYRQLELLGEDPERHGLLKTPERVALSLAWLTRGYEQDVRKVIGDALFEETHENMVMVRDIELYSLCEHHMLPFYGKAHVAYIPNGRIVGLSKLPRIVDVFSQRLQVQERLTDQIAEAICEILDPLGVGVVIEAYHLCMMMRGVQKQNSKTITSALRGVFRDDPKTRDEFLRLAHAG, from the coding sequence ATGGCGCAGCTCGTGTACCGGCAGCTCGAGCTGCTGGGCGAGGACCCCGAGCGGCATGGACTTCTCAAGACTCCCGAGCGCGTAGCGCTCTCGCTCGCCTGGCTCACCCGGGGCTACGAGCAGGATGTGCGGAAAGTGATCGGCGACGCGCTGTTCGAGGAGACGCACGAAAACATGGTGATGGTGCGCGACATCGAGCTGTATTCGCTCTGCGAGCACCACATGCTTCCGTTCTACGGAAAGGCGCACGTCGCATACATCCCCAACGGACGAATCGTCGGTCTCTCGAAGCTGCCGCGAATCGTGGATGTCTTTTCTCAGCGTCTGCAGGTGCAGGAGCGGCTGACCGACCAGATCGCCGAGGCGATCTGCGAGATTCTCGATCCGCTCGGGGTGGGCGTTGTGATCGAGGCGTATCACCTCTGCATGATGATGCGGGGCGTTCAGAAGCAGAACTCGAAGACGATAACGTCGGCCCTCCGCGGCGTGTTTCGCGACGATCCCAAGACGCGCGACGAGTTCCTGCGCCTCGCGCACGCAGGCTAG
- a CDS encoding 6-carboxytetrahydropterin synthase, producing the protein MARVTVTRRLRFNAAHRVFNPALSDAENEAIFGKCNNPNWHGHNYTLDVSVEGPIDERTGYVMDLAKLKTLVEREVVNAVDHRNFNLDVPFMRDRIPTSENIIVAFWKILEPAIAPAQLVRLVLWETENNYVEYSGS; encoded by the coding sequence ATGGCTCGCGTAACGGTAACCCGCCGCCTGCGCTTCAACGCCGCTCACCGCGTATTCAACCCGGCGCTCAGCGACGCGGAGAATGAAGCGATCTTCGGGAAGTGCAACAACCCGAACTGGCATGGTCACAATTACACTCTCGACGTTTCGGTCGAAGGACCGATCGATGAGCGCACGGGTTATGTAATGGACCTGGCCAAGCTGAAGACGCTCGTCGAGCGCGAGGTCGTGAACGCAGTCGACCATCGCAATTTCAACCTCGACGTCCCGTTCATGCGCGATCGGATCCCGACGTCGGAGAACATCATCGTCGCGTTCTGGAAGATTCTCGAGCCGGCCATCGCTCCAGCGCAGCTCGTGCGGCTCGTCCTTTGGGAAACAGAGAATAACTATGTCGAGTATAGTGGATCTTGA